In a single window of the Osmia bicornis bicornis chromosome 7, iOsmBic2.1, whole genome shotgun sequence genome:
- the LOC114881259 gene encoding uncharacterized protein LOC114881259, which produces MEEVSNRKMSTVQGRDTPVLALRGEQAGPGASLSDDLSTMVVADLVTMVSTATCSDNVEALAPDDIWGKLKEVDAVECAQLTRMRQVLDSMKVATEKQRNVSNAIKEGIPRLGELVDIMTFSRVTRCKAIRALQLAPMSPATPPRTPAAICPPQKRGRAALSSPEDQEEEKRRKTVVQHAETWTTVTKKRAEKKNSSDSLSAPQKGKNANTPPNIKKGGNKNKEPAKNPYENKKPDGTQAKKKKKKKKKKKRKPRQRSNWSAVVVKPAEGKTYAEVLGAIRQKVRPEDTEMVIRTARKTKEGAVLLELDRCGNQIALQRAIQEAVGQSGEARTLTSRVRLEVLDMDCLTTSAEVEDAVRRELGDDMCGQFKVAVFAPNARELRMAARKLLEKGKLCVGWIRCRLRQRTDVQRCFRCLGFGHRKQECKRPDRSGLCWKCDQQGHKATACTTKPCCFLCSDGAGGQGEGSERTFFVLQGNLNRSRVVDDLLTQFVHERRASVAIVSVPYRTRANWHVDSSGSAAIWVIDPLVRIANRGAGCCYAWVTTEQATFVSCYLSPNDNSQRFRDKLEALEDDLRDIPGALVVAGDFNARAIEWDMPQPNTRGKLVLEMAVRLGLVVLNVGATPTYRQPGFGYSIPDITLVSEDLVRKAVGWRVMEDFTGSDHQYITFQLIDATRKQPAVSARRPSGWNAAKMDGEKFVATLLDGARHIPPVPEDANDVGAVDALVDTTMGIIHRACDASMPRKRPWKGRTQAYWWNDQIAELRRRCHQLRRLAQRAAGRPEAAEKALAYKAAKKALGKAIRTSKECSWKQLCDEVDQDPWGRGYKLVMGKLRPPTQVMDERKARYVVDALFPTHPVTVEPRLTDEEKDIPPFRAEELVLAERSMKSGKAPGPDDIPAEAIKAAARNCPGLLLGMYNGCLRAVVFPARWKLARLALIPKGKGDSDSPSFYRPLCVLDTAGKMMERLLKTRNTVKTRTLKVKTRKLN; this is translated from the coding sequence ATGGAGGAGGTTTCGAATAGAAAAATGTCTACGGTACAGGGGAGGGATACCCCAGTACTGGCGCTCAGGGGTGAGCAAGCGGGCCCCGGGGCGTCGTTATCCGACGACCTCAGCACTATGGTGGTGGCTGACCTGGTCACCATGGTGTCCACTGCTACATGCAGCGATAACGTTGAAGCTCTAGCTCCAGACGATATCTGGGGTAAGCTGAAGGAAGTCGACGCAGTAGAATGCGCTCAACTGACACGGATGCGTCAGGTCCTTGATAGCATGAAAGTTGCGACGGAGAAGCAACGCAACGTTTCAAACGCTATCAAGGAGGGCATTCCACGCTTGGGCGAACTGGTCGACATTATGACCTTCAGCAGAGTAACACGCTGTAAAGCGATTAGGGCGTTACAATTAGCGCCTATGTCTCCGGCCACACCTCCCCGCACTCCGGCAGCGATTTGTCCTCCTCAAAAGAGGGGCAGGGCAGCGCTCTCCAGCCCGGAGGATCAGGAGGAggagaagagaaggaagaCGGTGGTCCAGCATGCGGAAACCTGGACCACTGTTACAAAGAAGCGGGCAGAGAAGAAGAACTCCTCCGACAGCCTTAGTGCACCCCAAAAGGGGAAAAATGCCAACACCCCGCCCAACATAAAAAAGGGCGGGAATAAGAATAAAGAGCCGGCAAAGAATCCGTATGAAAACAAGAAGCCTGATGGGACTCaggcgaagaagaagaagaagaagaagaagaagaagaagaggaaaccTCGCCAGCGCTCGAACTGGAGCGCTGTGGTTGTCAAGCCCGCGGAGGGCAAGACTTATGCGGAAGTCCTCGGGGCAATACGTCAGAAAGTGCGCCCCGAGGATACCGAGATGGTTATCCGCACGGCTCGCAAAACGAAGGAGGGCGCCGTCCTCCTTGAGTTGGACCGCTGCGGTAACCAGATTGCCCTCCAGCGAGCGATTCAAGAGGCCGTGGGGCAGTCCGGCGAGGCCAGGACCCTCACCAGCCGTGTTCGGCTAGAAGTATTGGACATGGACTGTCTCACCACTTCCGCGGAAGTGGAGGATGCGGTGCGGCGCGAACTCGGCGACGACATGTGCGGTCAGTTCAAGGTCGCCGTTTTCGCCCCGAACGCGCGTGAGCTTCGAATGGCGGCCCGAAAGCTCCTGGAAAAAGGGAAGCTGTGCGTCGGTTGGATCCGTTGCCGTCTACGGCAGCGGACGGACGTGCAGCGCTGTTTCCGGTGTCTTGGATTCGGCCACCGGAAGCAGGAGTGCAAGAGGCCGGACCGCAGCGGCCTCTGTTGGAAGTGCGACCAACAGGGGCACAAGGCGACCGCCTGTACCACCAAACCGTGCTGCTTCCTCTGCTCCGATGGAGCAGGCGGACAAGGCGAAGGGTCGGAAAGGACCTTCTTCGTCCTCCAGGGCAACCTAAACAGGAGTAGGGTCGTTGATGACCTGCTGACGCAGTTCGTTCACGAGCGCCGTGCTAGCGTAGCGATCGTCAGCGTACCCTACCGAACGAGAGCTAACTGGCACGTAGACAGCTCCGGCTCCGCGGCGATTTGGGTCATCGACCCCCTTGTAAGGATCGCTAATCGTGGAGCTGGATGCTGCTACGCGTGGGTGACGACGGAGCAAGCCACATTCGTGAGCTGTTACCTCTCCCCCAACGACAATAGCCAGAGATTCAGGGACAAGCTCGAGGCCCTTGAGGACGATCTGCGAGATATCCCCGGCGCACTTGTTGTCGCCGGAGACTTTAACGCGCGGGCCATAGAGTGGGACATGCCGCAACCCAACACCAGAGGTAAACTGGTGTTGGAGATGGCTGTCCGACTCGGCCTTGTCGTCCTCAACGTCGGTGCAACACCAACGTACCGGCAACCGGGCTTCGGGTATTCGATCCCTGATATCACGCTGGTGTCGGAGGACCTGGTCCGCAAAGCCGTTGGTTGGAGGGTGATGGAAGACTTCACCGGTAGTGATCATCAGTACATCACCTTCCAGCtcatcgacgcgacgcgaaagcAGCCAGCTGTTAGCGCGCGTCGACCATCTGGCTGGAACGCAGCCAAGATGGACGGTGAAAAATTCGTCGCAACCTTGCTCGATGGCGCTCGGCACATTCCACCAGTGCCCGAGGACGCCAATGATGTCGGCGCGGTGGACGCTCTAGTGGACACTACCATGGGGATCATCCACCGCGCATGCGATGCGTCCATGCCTCGCAAGAGGCCTTGGAAAGGCAGGACGCAGGCGTACTGGTGGAATGACCAGATAGCCGAGCTCCGGAGGCGTTGCCATCAATTGCGCAGGTTGGCGCAACGCGCCGCCGGCCGACCTGAGGCGGCGGAAAAGGCTCTGGCTTACAAAGCCGCCAAGAAGGCCTTGGGAAAAGCCATCCGGACGAGCAAGGAATGCAGCTGGAAGCAGCTCTGCGACGAAGTGGACCAGGATCCTTGGGGGAGGGGCTATAAGCTcgtgatgggcaagctccgcccACCCACCCAGGTCATGGACGAGAGGAAGGCGCGATACGTCGTGGATGCCCTTTTTCCGACACATCCGGTCACAGTCGAGCCCCGTCTGACCGATGAGGAGAAGGACATCCCGCCGTTCCGCGCCGAGGAGCTCGTGCTTGCGGAACGCAGCATGAAGTCCGGTAAGGCCCCGGGCCCCGATGACATACCGGCAGAGGCGATTAAGGCAGCTGCTCGCAACTGTCCTGGCCTCTTGCTCGGTATGTACAACGGGTGCCTGAGAGCAGTAGTCTTCCCAGCTCGGTGGAAGCTGGCACGCCTTGCCTTGATTCCCAAGGGCAAAGGCGACTCCGATTCCCCATCATTTTATCGCCCCCTGTGTGTGTTAGACACAGCGGGGAAGATGATGGAGCGCTTGCTTAAAACAAGAAACAccgtgaaaacacggacgttaaaagttaAGACCAggaaacttaattaa